The Hevea brasiliensis isolate MT/VB/25A 57/8 chromosome 1, ASM3005281v1, whole genome shotgun sequence genome has a window encoding:
- the LOC110649973 gene encoding putative disease resistance protein RGA3, with product MAFAVISMILERLSSFALSGLEQEARLVMDVEREIQKLKYNLESIQVVLDDADVRQRKEASVKLWLHRLKDISYDIDDVLDEWSTAIYKSQIEPSPEAPEPKRKVCSSIPFARFLRREVVPRHDIACKIKELNERLDAIAKEKDRYNFSFRKSTEQLERQITASVIDVAEVKGRENDKNEIINKLLTEVRQTPNPHIISLVGMGGIGKTTLAKLVYNDSKVAAHFNKRIWVCVSDPFDEVRIAKAILESLRDTETNSVELQTLLQQMQQSIKGQRFLLVLDDVWTEDARKWENLMHSFKCGERGSRILITTRKENVATRIGCTDILPIGQLSMEECWSVFSQIAFFGKTSIECERVEDIGRKIVKKCKGLPLAAKTLGGLLRFRKFREEWQSVLDSDVWELEEAEKDLLGALWLSYYDLPMALRQCFSYCAIFPKDHLISKPRLIKLWMAQGYLKATKRKDMEMVGEEYFQNLVVRSFFQDFDKCDDEILACKMHDIVHDFAQFLTQNECFSMEVNGFLVPSMYFSGKEPRHSMVVLAENAVLPGSLGSLKKLRTLLIESHGQSEIRAAPPDLLNQLTCLRSLDLSNCGIGEIPPEIGKLIHLRFLDLSANELVELPETVCELYNLQSLDVHWNLLTLPPGIGKLINLRHFYHDGGNGVLPKGLGKLISLREIKELTVGHNDEEAFSFGDLKDLNNLRGSLWIKGLGHVADVGEAKQAQLKKKKHVTLMRLDFFEDKEGTRGIHDQQLMEGLEPSSNLEDLIIVKYQGTTMVPSWMMSLTNLRYLSMSFCRNCEHLPPLGKLPALESLYFHVMGVKKFGAEFLGMGTQIDKDISSSSSSVVLFPRLVELKFIQMPKWEEWEEWDNRMISRDEDTIMPRLHRLEVVNCSKLKKLPDKLLQKTTLQELIIDHCEILSPHYRRGTGKYWHNISHIPNIKIDWKIMQGEDIY from the coding sequence atGGCTTTTGCAGTTATTTCCATGATCCTGGAACGCTTGAGTTCTTTTGCTCTTTCAGGGCTTGAACAAGAAGCGAGATTGGTTATGGATGTTGAGCGAGAAATCCAAAAGCTCAAATACAATCTTGAATCCATCCAAGTTGTGCTTGATGATGCAGATGTAAGACAAAGGAAGGAGGCCAGTGTGAAACTTTGGCTACACAGGCTCAAAGACATATCGTACGACATTGACGATGTGTTGGACGAGTGGAGCACTGCAATTTACAAATCCCAAATTGAGCCAAGTCCAGAAGCTCCGGAGCCTAAGAGGAAGGTATGTTCTTCCATCCCCTTTGCTCGTTTTCTCCGTAGAGAAGTTGTCCCTCGTCATGACATTGCTTGCAAGATAAAAGAGCTAAATGAAAGATTAGATGCTATTGCCAAGGAGAAGGATAGGTACAACTTTAGCTTTAGAAAGAGCACTGAACAACTTGAAAGACAGATCACTGCATCTGTCATTGATGTAGCAGAGGTGAAAGGCAGGGAGAATGATAAAAATGAAATCATAAATAAGTTGTTGACTGAGGTTAGACAAACACCAAATCCCCACATCATCTCCCTAGTAGGGATGGGGGGAATTGGTAAAACAACTCTAGCCAAATTAGTCTACAATGACAGCAAAGTAGCAGCCCATTTCAATAAGAGAATATGGGTGTGTGTCTCGGATCCCTTTGATGAGGTCAGGATTGCCAAAGCAATCCTCGAATCACTCAGGGATACTGAAACAAATTCGGTTGAACTACAAACTTTATTGCAGCAAATGCAACAATCCATTAAGGGACAAAGGTTTCTTCTTGTCCTAGATGACGTGTGGACTGAAGATGCCAGAAAGTGGGAAAATTTGATGCATTCTTTCAAGTGTGGTGAGCGGGGAAGTAGAATTCTGATTACCACACGCAAGGAGAATGTTGCAACCCGCATAGGTTGCACTGACATACTCCCAATAGGACAATTGTCCATGGAGGAATGCTGGTCAGTGTTTAGTCAAATTGCATTTTTTGGAAAGACCAGTATAGAATGTGAACGTGTAGAAgacattggtaggaaaattgtaAAAAAGTGTAAGGGTTTGCCTCTTGCTGCAAAGACACTGGGAGGTCTTCTGCGCTTCAGAAAATTTAGAGAGGAGTGGCAAAGTGTTTTGGACAGTGATGTATGGGAATTAGAAGAAGCTGAAAAGGATCTTTTAGGTGCCCTATGGTTGAGCTACTATGATTTGCCTATGGCATTGAGACAATGTTTCTCATATTGTGCCATTTTCCCTAAAGACCACCTGATATCAAAGcctagattaattaaattatggaTGGCTCAAGGATATCTCAAGGCAACTAAAAGAAAAGACATGGAGATGGTTGGTGAAGAATACTTCCAAAATTTAGTGGTTCGCTCTTTTTTCCAAGACTTTGACAAATGTGATGATGAAATATTGGCATGTAAGATGCATGACATAGTGCATGATTTTGCCCAATTTCTTACACAAAATGAATGCTTTAGTATGGAGGTCAATGGTTTTTTAGTGCCGAGCATGTATTTTTCCGGTAAAGAACCACGTCATTCAATGGTTGTGCTAGCAGAAAATGCCGTTTTACCTGGTTCACTTGGTTCTCTAAAAAAGCTGCGTACTCTCTTGATCGAGTCCCATGGCCAATCAGAGATTAGAGCAGCCCCACCTGATTTATTGAATCAGCTAACCTGTCTGAGGTCGTTAGACCTAAGTAATTGTGGAATTGGAGAAATCCCACCCGAAATAGGCAAATTAATACATTTGAGGTTTCTTGACTTGTCTGCAAATGAGTTGGTGGAGTTGCCTGAAACAGTATGTGAATTATACAATTTGCAATCTCTAGATGTCCATTGGAATCTTCTGACGCTGCCTCCGGGGATTGGAAAGTTAATCAACTTGAGGCATTTTTATCATGACGGAGGAAACGGTGTGTTGCCGAAAGGACTTGGAAAATTGATTAGTCTTAGGGAAATAAAGGAACTCACTGTTGGCCACAATGATGAGGAAGCATTTTCTTTCGGAGATCTAAAAGACTTGAACAACCTTCGAGGATCCTTGTGGATTAAAGGGTTGGGACATGTTGCAGATGTGGGTGAGGCTAAGCAAGCAcagctgaagaagaagaaacatgTCACTTTGATGAGACTAGATTTCTTTGAAGATAAAGAAGGGACAAGGGGAATTCATGATCAACAGTTAATGGAAGGGTTGGAGCCATCTTCAAATTTGGAAGATTTAATTATAGTCAAATACCAAGGTACTACAATGGTTCCCAGTTGGATGATGTCGTTAACTAATCTAAGATATCTTTCAATGAGTTTTTGTAGAAACTGCGAACATTTGCCTCCTTTGGGGAAGTTGCCAGCCCTCGAATCTCTTTACTTCCATGTTATGGGAGTGAAAAAGTTTGGTGCTGAGTTTCTGGGAATGGGAACTCAAATTGACAAGGatatatcatcatcatcatcatcagttGTTTTATTTCCCAGATTGGTAGAACTGAAGTTTATACAAATGCCCAAGTGGGAAGAGTGGGAAGAGTGGGACAATAGGATGATAAGTAGAGATGAAGATACAATAATGCCACGTCTTCATCGTTTGGAGGTTGTTAACTGCTCAAAGTTGAAGAAATTGCCAGACAAGCTTCTCCAAAAGACGACATTGCAGGAATTGATAATTGATCATTGCGAAATTCTCTCTCCACATTACCGAAGGGGAACAGGAAAGTACTGGCATAACATCTCTCACATTCCCAACATCAAAATTGACTGGAAAATTATGCAAGGAGAAGACATTTACTGA
- the LOC110649972 gene encoding protein CHUP1, chloroplastic: protein MVKDKKDIRPVLVQLGVALALSFAGFLYSRIKCRRPTSSQPPQSPQPPDHVSEVDGGGRAAALEKTSSLGSVERHEDTQIVKIAADNPMVLSPSCRHGGEKDGYLFPEFNDLVEEFDFTASYSGISTKDLDTPTLHVGTTRAFQNVENDDNEQEIRHLNDMVKMLQEREKNLEAQLLEFYGLKEQETAMMELQNRLKISNMQAKLFNLKIESLQTDNQRLQAQVADHAKIIADLDSAKAEIKLLRKMLRSEAEQSKEQILTLKKRVNLLQEQELKAAATDSEIQLKLQKLKDLEAEAEKLRESNFRLHLENSELARQLGSTQILANSVLEDPEVEELRELSNRLRQENADLAKEVERLQAGRCTDLEELVYLRWINACLRYELRNFQPPHGKTVARDLSKSLSPESELKAKQLILEYANTEGMGEIGIDNLDFESDQWSSSHTSYIADPVDFDDSSVSPKNNFRKIKIFNKLRRLIGGNDIQHRNHGSSVGKTGGAEDSDSPLDSSSISTATDAAGDQQSNRLRSLSPDLSRHSSRHSADIQRMKSAKMDDTKNIEIRRRNSHSGFFYGHRRFSSGRISATDFSTENQLEQDPYYTEKSELLKMAEVLMDSRTGKFHRKATSLGSFEAFQRRASQ, encoded by the exons ATGGTGAAAGATAAGAAAGATATTAGGCCTGTTTTAGTGCAACTGGGGGTGGCTTTAGCTCTTTCATTTGCTGGATTTCTGTATTCTCGCATAAAATGCAGAAGGCCAACATCTTCTCAGCCTCCTCAATCTCCACAGCCACCAG ATCATGTTAGTGAAGTTGATGGAGGAGGAAGAGCTGCTGCATTGGAGAAAACATCCAGTTTGGGTTCAGTGGAAAGACAT GAAGATACACAGATAGTCAAGATTGCTGCTGATAATCCTATGGTTCTTTCTCCAAGTTGTAGACATGGTGGGGAAAAAGATGGGTACCTCTTTCCGGAATTTAATGATCTTGTGGAGGAATTTGACTTCACTGCCAGTTATAGTGGGATATCTACAAAAGACCTAGATACACCTACGTTGCACGTGGGAACTACAAGAGCATTTCAAAATGTGGAAAATGATGATAATGAGCAAGAGATTAGACATCTGAATGACATGGTTAAAATGCTTCAAGAAAGGGAGAAGAACCTTGAGGCCCAATTACTTGAGTTTTATGGCCTTAAAGAGCAAGAAACAGCCATGATGGAGCTGCAGAACCGTCTGAAAATAAGCAATATGCAAGCTAAGCTTTTCAATCTCAAGATAGAGTCCTTACAGACAGATAACCAAAGACTACAGGCACAAGTAGCTGATCATGCAAAAATCATTGCTGATCTGGATTCTGCAAAAGCAGAAATTAAATTGCTGAGGAAGATGCTAAGATCTGAAGCTGAGCAGAGCAAAGAACAGATCTTAACCCTTAAGAAAAGAGTAAATCTGTTGCAAGAACAAGAACTCAAGGCCGCTGCAACTGATTCAGAGATACAATTAAAGTTACAAAAGCTTAAGGATTTGGAGGCTGAGGCAGAAAAGTTAAGGGAGTCTAACTTTAGATTGCATCTAGAAAATTCTGAATTGGCTCGTCAGTTGGGGTCCACCCAAATTCTTGCAAATTCTGTTCTGGAAGATCCTGAG GTGGAAGAACTAAGAGAACTTAGCAACCGGCTAAGACAGGAAAATGCAGACTTGGCAAAGGAAGTTGAGCGACTCCAAGCTGGCCGATGTACTGATCTCGAAGAATTAGTCTATCTCCGATGGATAAATGCTTGCTTGAGATATGAATTGCGCAATTTTCAGCCTCCTCATGGTAAAACAGTTGCAAGAGACCTAAGCAAGTCCCTTAGTCCTGAGTCTGAGCTGAAAGCGAAACAGCTAATACTTGAATATGCAAACACTGAAGGGATGGGGGAGATTGGGATTGACAATTTGGATTTTGAGTCTGACCAGTGGTCATCCTCACACACTTCCTATATTGCAGACCCAGTGGACTTTGATGATTCTTCAGTTTCACCAAAAAACAACTttagaaaaatcaaaattttcaacaaGCTAAGGAGACTGATTGGGGGAAATGACATTCAGCATCGTAATCATGGGTCGTCAGTAGGCAAAACTGGAGGAGCTGAAGATTCTGATTCCCCACTTGATAGTTCAAGTATTTCAACAGCAACTGATGCTGCAGGTGATCAACAATCTAATAGATTACGAAGTCTGTCTCCAGATTTATCTAGGCACTCATCTAGACATTCTGCAGATATCCAAAGAATGAAGAGTGCAAAGATGGATGACACAAAGAATATTGAAATTCGTCGGAGAAATAGTCACTCTGGATTCTTTTATGGGCATAGGAGATTTTCGTCAGGTAGGATATCTGCTACTGATTTTTCAACTGAAAATCAACTAGAACAAGACCCATATTACACTGAGAAATCTGAATTGTTGAAGATGGCCGAAGTTCTTATGGACTCTAGAACAGGAAAGTTTCATAGAAAAGCAACTTCACTTGGTTCATTTGAGGCTTTTCAACGCAGAGCTTCACAATAA
- the LOC110649975 gene encoding uncharacterized protein LOC110649975: MAAAPLLHAAADLRQKTSLYVGDLHPEVTEMDLRTVFCSVCPFFTLRLCRCAFTGKSLCYGYVNFYSHMQASEALRKLNHMYLKGKSMRLMWCQRDPFARKSGIGNLFVKNLDSSIDSARLESMFCKFGTILSCKVAEEHGKSKGFGFVQFDSEYSALAARSALHDTMLEGKKLYVSKFIKKSERTAPTLSEESNFTNLYVKNLADNITEDTLQNMFAVFGKVCNVVIMKDHEGTSRGFGFVNFDSPEGAKKAVDALNGSLLGSRTLFVGRAQKKAERIKILQHADKDIFNNHIEKLKLSNVYVKNLDVRIDDNKLREIFSACGKIVSAKVMRYDNGVSRKFGFVCFSSPEEAKKALNTLNGIMFGRKSLYVAIARCRRDRHPEQGKYFAARQSQSLYPSNCNVIAPPIGPPYYNLPTFHPPISFRQHPISYQNFGANMGVQCPLGVENYQQQFYSYFPLGQTHQQLRTPLPSSDNRIL, encoded by the exons ATGGCGGCGGCACCGTTACTGCATGCAGCGGCCGACCTGCGACAGAAGACGTCGCTGTATGTGGGTGATTTGCATCCGGAAGTCACAGAAATGGACCTGAGAACTGTGTTTTGCTCCGTGTGTCCCTTTTTCACTCTTCGTCTCTGCCGTTGCGCTTTCACCGGCAAGTCTCTTTGTTACGGCTACGTCAACTTCTACTCTCACATGCAAG CATCTGAAGCTTTGCGCAAACTAAATCACATGTACTTGAAGGGAAAATCCATGAGGTTAATGTGGTGTCAGAGGGACCCTTTTGCAAGAAAGAGCGGCATTGGCAATCTTTTTGTGAAGAATCTAGACTCTTCAATTGATAGTGCTCGCTTGGAGAGCATGTTCTGCAAGTTTGGGACTATACTTTCTTGCAAGGTGGCTGAAGAACATGGCAAGAGTAAGGGTTTTGGGTTTGTCCAGTTTGATTCAGAGTATTCTGCCCTGGCTGCTCGAAGTGCTCTCCATGATACTATGCTTGAAGGGAAGAAACT GTATGTATCCAAATTCATCAAGAAAAGTGAGAGGACAGCACCCACACTTTCTGAAGAATCAAACTTTACAAATCTTTATGTTAAAAATCTGGCTGATAACATAACAGAGGATACCCTTCAAAACATGTTTGCTGTATTTGGGAAGGTTTGTAATGTTGTCATCATGAAGGATCATGAAGGGACGTCAAGAGGTTTTGGATTTGTCAACTTTGATTCACCAGAAGGTGCTAAAAAAGCTGTTGATGCTTTGAATGGTTCCCTACTAG GTTCTAGGACTTTGTTTGTGGGAAGAGCCCAAAAGAAAGCTGAGAGAATAAAGATATTACAACATGCAGACAAGGATATTTTCAACAACCATATTGAGAAGTTGAAGTTATCAAATGTGTATGTGAAGAATCTTGATGTACGCATTGATGACAACAAATTACGAGAAATATTCAGTGCCTGTGGAAAGATAGTTTCAGCAAAAGTGATGCGGTATGATAATGGAGTAAGTagaaaatttggatttgtgtgtTTCTCAAGTCCTGAAGAAGCAAAGAAAGCTCTGAACACTCTGAATG GAATCATGTTTGGGAGGAAGTCTCTCTATGTGGCAATAGCCCGGTGTAGAAGAGATCGCCACCCGGAACAGGGGAAGTATTTTGCTGCACGCCAGTCTCAGTCATTGTATCCTTCTAACTGCAATGTTATTGCACCTCCAATTGGCCCACCATATTACAATTTGCCTACTTTCCATCCACCAATCTCTTTCCGACAGCATCCTATCTCATACCAGAATTTTGGTGCAAATATGGGTGTCCAGTGTCCACTAGGAGTGGAGAATTACCAGCAACAGTTTTACTCATAT TTTCCTTTGGGACAAACACACCAACAACTCAGAACCCCTCTGCCCAGTTCTGACAACCGCAT TCTGTAA
- the LOC110649976 gene encoding GDSL esterase/lipase APG, whose translation MEIYSRGGAMVLGLLVLAFAFLNRGYAQETLVPAIITFGDSAVDVGNNDYLLTIFKANYPPYGRDFINHEPTGRFCNGKLATDITAETLGFKTYPPAYLSPDASGKNLLIGANFASAASGYDEKAATLNHAIPLSQQLHYFKEYKSKLAKVAGCNKSASIIKDALYLLSAGSSDFLQNYYVNPLLNKLYTPDQYGSLLVGAFTSFVKDLYGSGARRLGVTSLPPLGCLPAARTLFGFHESGCVSRINADAQQFNKKINSAATSLQKQLPDLRIVVFDIFKPLYDLVISPSANGFVEAKRGCCGTGTIETTILLCNPKSPGTCPNATQYVFWDSVHPSQAANQVLADALIVQGFALL comes from the exons ATGGAAATCTACTCTAGAGGAGGAGCCATGGTTTTGGGGCTTTTGGTCTTGGCATTTGCATTCCTGAATCGTGGGTATGCACAAGAGACTCTTGTTCCTGCGATCATTACATTTGGGGACTCAGCTGTGGATGTTGGGAACAATGACTATCTCCTTACAATTTTCAAGGCCAATTACCCTCCCTATGGAAGGGACTTTATCAATCATGAGCCTACAGGTAGGTTCTGCAATGGCAAATTAGCCACCGACATAACAG CTGAAACTCTTGGGTTCAAGACTTATCCACCTGCATATCTTAGCCCAGATGCATCAGGAAAAAACCTTCTTATAGGAGCAAACTTTGCATCAGCTGCATCTGGTTACGATGAAAAAGCTGCGACATTAAAt CATGCAATTCCATTGTCTCAACAGTTACACTACTTCAAGGAATACAAGAGTAAGCTAGCAAAGGTGGCTGGATGTAACAAATCAGCATCAATCATCAAGGATGCACTCTATTTATTGAGTGCAGGAAGTAGTGACTTCCTCCAGAACTATTATGTCAATCCTTTGTTAAACAAGCTCTATACTCCTGATCAGTATGGCTCACTCCTAGTCGGTGCATTTACAAGCTTTGTTAAG GACTTGTATGGTTCAGGTGCTAGAAGACTTGGTGTAACTTCACTCCCACCATTGGGCTGCCTTCCTGCAGCTCGCACTTTATTTGGATTTCATGAGAGTGGGTGTGTTTCCAGGATCAACGCTGATGCCCAGCAATTTAACAAGAAGATAAACTCAGCTGCTACAAGTCTCCAAAAGCAACTTCCTGATCTAAGAATTGTCGTCTTCGACATCTTCAAGCCACTCTATGACCTTGTTATATCTCCTTCAGCTAATG GCTTTGTGGAAGCAAAAAGAGGTTGCTGTGGGACAGGGACTATAGAGACGACAATATTGTTGTGCAATCCAAAGTCTCCAGGCACTTGCCCCAATGCCACCCAATATGTATTTTGGGACAGTGTCCATCCATCTCAGGCAGCTAATCAGGTTCTTGCAGATGCACTCATTGTTCAGGGCTTTGCTCTCCTTTGA